ACCGGTTTGGGCGCCTTGTACCACTCGTCCTTTGGGATCTCGCGCTTCTCGCGGACGAAGTCGATGGCGCGCTCCAATGTTTCGAATTGATCAGGCAGCGTCAAATGCAGGAACAGCGACACGACGACGACCGAGCGCGATCGGCCACCGCGGCAGTTGACGAGCACACCGCCACGTTCGCGCCTGGGATAGGACGGCTTTTCGGGTAGGACCTGCTCCAGGGCCGCTCGCAGGATGTAGTGCGCAGCCAGCATTTGCGTGTCCGGGTTCCCATCCCCGTCGATAAGCCCGATCTTGTAGTAGCGGATTTCGCCCGGTCCATGGATGCTGTTGCGGTGATCCGAGACGAGCTTCGGCTGGTCGACGAAATTGAAGTCCAGATTGACCGCGCAATTGACGACCGTCGTGATCCCGCTCTTGCGCAGGAGTTCGAGGTCGCTCGCACCTTCCTTGCCGGAAATGAAGATGTCGACGCCATAGGTCGGATGCTTCGGATACACGAGACTGAGCCTTGGCAATTCGCTGCTGGTCTTTTCCGTGGTTGAGGCATCGCTAAGATTGTCGAGCATGGTTTCCTCATGGGCTTTCATGGCGACGGCGCCTTCGCGCTGCGCCCGGCAGAGATTGCGGCGGCGACACGGTTCAGGGTTGGATAGTCGCCACCCCGGCCATAGGCGAGATACCCCGGGCAAAGGTAGTCGGCGGATCCTTCCGGCACTTTGCCAAGCGACAACGGCGCATAACGGCCGCCTGCGTTCTTCAGGATCAGCGTCGCTGCGGCCACATCCCAGGCGTTGACGCCAAAGCCCGCGGCCGCATCGACAAAACCCGCCGCCACATGGGCGATGCTCAAAGCTGCACTTCCAGGGCGACGCACGGTCGAGAAGGTTTCGACCAGATCACCGAGGCGGGCAAGTGCCTCGTTGCGGCCATCCAGGCGAAAGTCGCGCGAGACCGGGTAGCCGGTGATCAGCGTTGCCCGGCTTTCGTCACCGATGGCTTTGGAGGCAATGACCTTTCCATTGAGATAGGCACGCTCGACGTCGCTCGAAAACAGGAGATCGGCCACCGGGTCATAGACGACCCCGGCCACAACCGATCCGCCTTCAACCGCCGCAATCGATATGCACCAGAAGGCAAGTCCTCGTGCGAAGTTCG
This is a stretch of genomic DNA from Ensifer adhaerens. It encodes these proteins:
- a CDS encoding dual specificity protein phosphatase family protein: MLDNLSDASTTEKTSSELPRLSLVYPKHPTYGVDIFISGKEGASDLELLRKSGITTVVNCAVNLDFNFVDQPKLVSDHRNSIHGPGEIRYYKIGLIDGDGNPDTQMLAAHYILRAALEQVLPEKPSYPRRERGGVLVNCRGGRSRSVVVVSLFLHLTLPDQFETLERAIDFVREKREIPKDEWYKAPKPVLAASAERAAGWARAIESGKA
- a CDS encoding inositol monophosphatase family protein, translating into MRDYSRRLMTIAEGAARSAAGPLLAAFRSEMVVDYKRDLHDVVTVYDRQAEASIRDYIFAHEPNSAMLGEEGGQVGEGDIQWYVDPIDGTANFARGLAFWCISIAAVEGGSVVAGVVYDPVADLLFSSDVERAYLNGKVIASKAIGDESRATLITGYPVSRDFRLDGRNEALARLGDLVETFSTVRRPGSAALSIAHVAAGFVDAAAGFGVNAWDVAAATLILKNAGGRYAPLSLGKVPEGSADYLCPGYLAYGRGGDYPTLNRVAAAISAGRSAKAPSP